The genomic stretch AAAAGTTTATAATTGTTTTTGTTGGAAAAGAGGCAAAATATGTTGAGGAAGTAAAAGAGGTGAATACAGTTAATAAAAGAGATAAATAAGGGGTTTTAATTATGGAAATAGAAAGAAAAGAAATAAATAAATTTGATGAAATTCTTATTGAATTCCTCGAAGAATTAGATGATGTAAAAGATGAAACTAAAAAACAATATACTAAATCTATAAAATATTTTTTAAATTATTTAAAAAAACATAATGTCTCGAAACCTACTCCTAAAACGGTAAAAATGTGGAAAACATATCTTTTAAAAGAAAAAAGCCCATATACAGTAAACCTATACCTTTCAGGTATAAGGCGTTTTTTTTCATTTCTTGAAGATAAAGGATTATATAAAAATATAGCTAAAAATGTAAAAGGAGCAAAAAGACCATTTGGTCATCAAAAGGATATATTAACAGATGAAGAGATTAGAGAAATATTCGGTGCAATAGATACATCAGATTTAGCTGGAAAGAGAAATATGGCGATAATAAAAACATTAGCATATACGGGACTTAGAACATACTCTTTAATAAACATAAAAATTAAAGATATAATAAAAAGGAATAAAAAGGTTTTACTTCATTATAAATCAAAAGGACATGTTGGAAAGGATTCGATAATTTCATTGCATAAGGATGTATATGAATCAATAAATGAATATTTAAAAGAAAGAAGTAAAATAAAAAAATATAAACCAACAGATCCGTTATTTATATCATTATCAAAAAATTCATATGGGAAAGCATTAACAGAAAGAGCAATACAGCTGATTATAGATAGATATTTCAATGAATTGGGATTAAAAGAATTTAGAGGGGGTAAAAAACTCTCAGCGCATTCATTTAGACATACAGTAATAACAAAAATAGCTTTAAAACACGGAATAGAAACAGCAAAACAAATTGCTGGGCATAAAAATATAGCAACGACGCAAATATATTATCATGAAGCAACATCAGCATCTCTCGATGCCGATGAGCTTATAGATTTTAATGAATAATAATCATTATTAAAATATTACTTTTAAAACTGGATATTTTTCTGTTTCAGAAGGAGCATCTGCCAAGGAAGAAAAATCTGAAATTGAAGAGCTCCATTTAAAGGTGGTATCTAATTTTTCAAAATTATCAGCATTGCTTATTTCTTTATCATAATAAACATAAGCAACATTTGAATCAAAGTTAAAGTTGATGTTTTCAACGGTGTTTTCAAGATAGTTATTTACAATTAAAGAATTAATATCAGTTGGAAAATCATTTTCATTGTAATAATATTGAATAATAGAATTTTCCAATACCTTCATATCGTTTATAATTTTCATGGATTTAGCTTTTGTGATAACATTATTCACCATAGGTACTGCAAATGTTCCTAAAATGGCAATAATGGCTAATACAATTAAAACTTCGTATAACGAAAAACCTCCCTTATGTTTCAGTGACATCCCCCGACTCCTCCTTTTGTTAATTTTTTTAATAAAACAATGATATTATATCATAAAACAAGAAAAATAACAACAAA from Marinitoga hydrogenitolerans DSM 16785 encodes the following:
- a CDS encoding tyrosine-type recombinase/integrase, encoding MEIERKEINKFDEILIEFLEELDDVKDETKKQYTKSIKYFLNYLKKHNVSKPTPKTVKMWKTYLLKEKSPYTVNLYLSGIRRFFSFLEDKGLYKNIAKNVKGAKRPFGHQKDILTDEEIREIFGAIDTSDLAGKRNMAIIKTLAYTGLRTYSLINIKIKDIIKRNKKVLLHYKSKGHVGKDSIISLHKDVYESINEYLKERSKIKKYKPTDPLFISLSKNSYGKALTERAIQLIIDRYFNELGLKEFRGGKKLSAHSFRHTVITKIALKHGIETAKQIAGHKNIATTQIYYHEATSASLDADELIDFNE
- a CDS encoding type II secretion system protein; the protein is MSLKHKGGFSLYEVLIVLAIIAILGTFAVPMVNNVITKAKSMKIINDMKVLENSIIQYYYNENDFPTDINSLIVNNYLENTVENINFNFDSNVAYVYYDKEISNADNFEKLDTTFKWSSSISDFSSLADAPSETEKYPVLKVIF